The following are from one region of the Gossypium hirsutum isolate 1008001.06 chromosome D03, Gossypium_hirsutum_v2.1, whole genome shotgun sequence genome:
- the LOC107950373 gene encoding uncharacterized protein isoform X2: MEFTAVCVTSHGQSPISSLKLWEKVITQMLACMLICIPVHTSLRELTSLGIKNAENLAIPSVRNDAAFLFTVVGTTGFLGVLAGQLPGDWGFFTPYLIGSISLVVLAVGSISPGLLQAAIGGFSSFFPDYQERIARHEAAHFLIGYLLGLPILGYSLDIGKEHVNLIDEKLEKLIYSGQLDAKELDRLAVAAMAGLAAEGLKYDKVVGQSADLFTLQRFINRSQPKLSNDQQQNLTRWAVLFAGSLLKNNKVIHEALISAMSKKATVLECIQAIENAA, from the exons ATGGAGTTCACAGCCGTATGTGTCACGTCGCACGGTCAGTCTCCGATATCAAGTCTGAAGTTATGGGAAAAAGTGATCACTCAAATGTTAGCCTGCATGCTCATATGCATACCTGTACAT ACATCTCTTAGGGAGCTGACCAGCCTTGGTATTAAAAATGCAGAAAACCTTGCAATTCCAAGTGTTCGAAATGAT GCAGCATTTCTTTTCACAGTTGTTGGGACAACAGGGTTTTTGGGAGTTCTTGCTGGCCAGCTTCCTGGG GATTGGGGTTTCTTTACACCATATTTAATTGGGAGCATTTCTTTGGTAGTTTTGGCAGTGGGGAGCATTTCACCAGG ACTTCTTCAAGCTGCCATTGGAGGCTTTTCATCATTTTTCCCTGATTACCAAGAAAGGATTGCTAGACATGAAGCagctcattttttaa TTGGTTATCTGTTGGGCCTTCCTATCCTGGGGTATTCACTGGATATTGGTAAAGAACATGTCAATCTCATTGATGAAAAGCTGGAAAAGCTTATATATAGTGGACAGCTTGATGCTAAAGAGCTTGACAG GTTGGCAGTGGCTGCCATGGCTGGACTTGCAGCAGAGGGTTTGAAATATGACAAAGTGGTGGGTCAATCAGCTGATCTTTTCACACTCCAG AGATTCATAAACAGGAGCCAACCAAAACTAAGCAATGATCAGCAGCAAAATCTAACTAGATGGGCA GTTCTGTTTGCTGGATCCCTGTTGAAAAACAACAAGGTGATTCATGAAGCCTTGATATCAGCAATGTCAAAGAAGGCAACTGTATTGGAATGCATCCAAGCAATTGAGAACGCTGCATAG
- the LOC107950373 gene encoding uncharacterized protein isoform X1 yields MLNVNSMASLSNSKLPFQYFHYYNKHSSKCFKVLTPRKSELQLQIIRASSSAAAPDVDLNTLESAISKKDSEAVKEALNQLSEVGWAKKWSSQPYVSRRTTSLRELTSLGIKNAENLAIPSVRNDAAFLFTVVGTTGFLGVLAGQLPGDWGFFTPYLIGSISLVVLAVGSISPGLLQAAIGGFSSFFPDYQERIARHEAAHFLIGYLLGLPILGYSLDIGKEHVNLIDEKLEKLIYSGQLDAKELDRLAVAAMAGLAAEGLKYDKVVGQSADLFTLQRFINRSQPKLSNDQQQNLTRWAVLFAGSLLKNNKVIHEALISAMSKKATVLECIQAIENAA; encoded by the exons ATGTTGAATGTGAATAGCATGGCTTCTCTATCAAACTCAAAGCTTCCATTTCAATATTTCCATTATTATAATAAGCATTCCAGCAAGTGTTTTAAGGTATTAACACCCAGGAAATCAGAGCTGCAACTGCAAATTATAAGGGCTTCTTCTTCAGCTGCTGCTCCTGATGTTGATCTCAACACCCTCGAATCTGCCATTTCCAAG AAAGACAgtgaagcagtgaaagaagcactTAATCAGCTGAGTGAAGTTGGGTGGGCAAAGAAATGGAGTTCACAGCCGTATGTGTCACGTCGCACG ACATCTCTTAGGGAGCTGACCAGCCTTGGTATTAAAAATGCAGAAAACCTTGCAATTCCAAGTGTTCGAAATGAT GCAGCATTTCTTTTCACAGTTGTTGGGACAACAGGGTTTTTGGGAGTTCTTGCTGGCCAGCTTCCTGGG GATTGGGGTTTCTTTACACCATATTTAATTGGGAGCATTTCTTTGGTAGTTTTGGCAGTGGGGAGCATTTCACCAGG ACTTCTTCAAGCTGCCATTGGAGGCTTTTCATCATTTTTCCCTGATTACCAAGAAAGGATTGCTAGACATGAAGCagctcattttttaa TTGGTTATCTGTTGGGCCTTCCTATCCTGGGGTATTCACTGGATATTGGTAAAGAACATGTCAATCTCATTGATGAAAAGCTGGAAAAGCTTATATATAGTGGACAGCTTGATGCTAAAGAGCTTGACAG GTTGGCAGTGGCTGCCATGGCTGGACTTGCAGCAGAGGGTTTGAAATATGACAAAGTGGTGGGTCAATCAGCTGATCTTTTCACACTCCAG AGATTCATAAACAGGAGCCAACCAAAACTAAGCAATGATCAGCAGCAAAATCTAACTAGATGGGCA GTTCTGTTTGCTGGATCCCTGTTGAAAAACAACAAGGTGATTCATGAAGCCTTGATATCAGCAATGTCAAAGAAGGCAACTGTATTGGAATGCATCCAAGCAATTGAGAACGCTGCATAG